From Penicillium psychrofluorescens genome assembly, chromosome: 6, one genomic window encodes:
- a CDS encoding uncharacterized protein (ID:PFLUO_008701-T1.cds;~source:funannotate) produces the protein MDSGPRSSSRPRPSSRPTTPLRPSSRSSLREAHDYAGSTNNASYTQPPINALEPQFAELADSMADLEANFMHMQLMHESLTRFSESFASFLYGLNMNAFCVDFPEAPIADSFRRAQQSESQKDDPIRSTEEAEMTFLSTGTSFVEHPPSTVSSKQTSKLSAPSRGSSRGSTRGTATSRYATRGASGHRARPSALPRGRGIR, from the exons ATGGATTCGGGTCCTCGATCATCCTCGCGTCCACGCCCATCCTCTCGGCCCACGACACCCCTACGCCCCAGCTCGCGCTCATCCCTCCGCGAAGCCCACGACTACGCGGGCAGCACCAACAATGCCAGCTACACGCAACCACCCATCAACGCGCTGGAGCCGCAGTTCGCAGAGCTGGCCGACTCGATGGCCGACCTCGAGGCCAATTTCATGCACATGCAGCTGATGCACGAGAGTCTGACGCGCTTCAGCGAGAGTTTCGCGAGTTTTCTGTACGGATTGAATATGAACGCGTTCTGTGTGGATTTTCCAGAG GCCCCGATTGCCGACTCGTTTCGCAGAGCGCAGCAGTCCGAGTCGCAGAAAG ATGATCCGATCCGATCGACCGAAGAGGCGGAGATGACTTTCCT ATCGACTGGTACTTCCTTTGTCGAGCATCCGCCAAGCACCGTCTCCTCGAAGCAGACTTCCAAACTCTCCGCGCCCTCACGGGGCTCATCGCGTGGTTCCACTCGCGGCACAGCGACGAGCCGGTACGCAACACGCGGTGCCAGTGGGCACCGTGCTCGACCCAGCGCGCTCCCGCGGGGGAGAGGGATCCGGTGA
- a CDS encoding uncharacterized protein (ID:PFLUO_008702-T1.cds;~source:funannotate), with protein MRPPLLFRRCRFNSSATSVSVSVSARATNPNLRPPRHYSTLSPKPREASSFWITLSLFVIGGGAALHNYYSDDPLPAPTRPPPQEPFLGVIDTLKKMPMEPAPGTVSTLTAEQEAKLQEFWILVLHVFGIKPEGLGPAPKANADDNQSSPSKKSKRRWGLWGRGGDDDSDSKSVASEKDISSNLAAITITDGDDKYSQSKEFQQALAEMSPEEIRTAFWNMVKHDHPDALLLRFLRARKWDVQKALIMLISTMRWRLQEVHVDDDVMVNGEALALQQSQSSDPAEKKKGEEFLHQMRMGKSFLHGVDRMGRPICVVRVRLHRSSEQSVETLERFTVYTIETARLLLAPPVETATIIFDMTNFTLANMDYTPVKFMIKCFEANYPESLGSVLIHKAPWIFSSIWGIIKGWLDPVVAAKIHFTKNRGDLEEFIAPERLPKELEGDEDWEYEYSEVQTGENVQMDDKEKRDELIMQRHSLAKEIQTVTIDWIKASGKKDTDAVSAAKQKREGLVEQLREQYWALDPYVRARSLYDRLNIVQGGGKIEFYPVAEKKGHGAGEAKATETAPTVDENTATAEQTTA; from the exons ATGCGCCCTCCCCTCCTTTTCCGTCGCTGCAGGTTCAATTCCTCGGCCACCTCtgtctctgtctctgtcTCTGCTCGCGCGACCAACCCCAACCTCCGACCTCCGCGGCACTACTCCACTCTGTCCCCAAAACCGAGGGAGGCGTCGTCTTTTTGGATCACATTATCCCTGTTCGtcattggaggaggcgctgcGCTCCATAACTACTACTCCGACGACCCTCTACCCGCTCCCACCCGGCCGCCACCACAAGAACCCTTCCTCGGGGTCATTGATACGCTCAAAAAGATGCCTATGGAACCCGCCCCCGGCACCGTCTCGACTCTCACAGCCGAGCAGGAAGCCAAGCTGCAGGAATTCTGGATCCTGGTCCTCCACGTCTTCGGCATCAAGCCCGAGGGCCTCGGGCCCGCACCCAAGGCCAATGCCGACGACAACCAATCCTCGCCGTCGAAGAAGTCCAAGCGCCGATGGGGGCTCTGgggccgcggcggcgacgacgactccgactccaAGAGCGTGGCCTCCGAGAAGGACATCAGTTCCAACCTGGCGGCCATCACCATCACGGACGGCGACGACAAGTACAGCCAGTCAAAGGAATTCCAGCAGGCCCTGGCCGAGATGTCGCCGGAGGAAATCCGGACCGCGTTCTGGAATATGGTGAAACATGACCATCCGGATGCGCTACTGTTGCGGTTCCTACGCGCGCGCAAGTGGGATGTCCAGAAGGCGCTGATCATGCTGATTTCCACCATGCGGTGGCGGCTGCAGGAGGTGCACGTTGACGACGATGTCATGGTCAATGGCGAGGCGCTGGCTCTGCAGCAGTCGCAGAGCTCTGATcccgcggagaagaagaagggcgaggagttcTTGCACCAGATGCGCATGGGCAAGAGTTTCTTGCACGGCGTGGATCGCATGGGCCGTCCTATTTGTGTTGTCCGTGTCCGCTTGCACCGGTCTTCGGAGCAGTCCGTGGAAACGCTGGAGCGGTTTACGGTGTATACGATTGAGACTGCGCGCCTTTTACTCGCGCCTCCAGTGGAGACGGCT accatcatcttcgacatgACGAATTTCACCCTAGCCAACATGGACTACACACCCGTCAAGTTCATGATCAAGTGCTTCGAAGCCAACTATCCGGAGTCCCTCGGCAGCGTACTCATCCACAAAGCACcgtggatcttctccagtATCTGGGGTATTATCAAAGGCTGGCTCGACCCCGTCGTGGCGGCCAAGATCCACTTCACCAAGAACCGCGGAGACCTCGAAGAGTTCATTGCTCCCGAGCGGCTCCCGAAAGAGCTCGAAGGTGACGAGGATTGGGAGTACGAGTACAGCGAAGTCCAGACCGGGGAGAATGTCCAGATGGACGacaaggaaaagagagatgaGTTGATCATGCAGCGCCACAGCCTcgccaaggagatccagacTGTCACGATTGATTGGATCAAGGCCAGTGGCAAGAAAGACACCGACGCTGTTTCCGCCGCCAAGCAGAAGCGCGAGGGTCTGGTTGAGCAGCTGCGCGAGCAGTACTGGGCCCTTGACCCGTATGTTCGGGCTCGCTCGCTCTATGACCGGCTGAATATCGTTCAGGGCGGTGGGAAGATTGAGTTCTATCCCgttgcggagaagaagggacATGGCGCTGGGGAGGCGAAGGCGACGGAAACGGCGCCCACAGTCGATGAAAATacggcgacggcggagcAGACCACCGCATAA
- a CDS encoding uncharacterized protein (ID:PFLUO_008704-T1.cds;~source:funannotate), with product MQKTRAINSALGSRAFTPVPRVHVQFQRRTLQDVAISRTGKPLLKVQGGRSSLGGHTATVFGATGFLGRYIVNKLATQGCTVVVPYREEMAKRHLKVTGDLGRVVFIEYDLRNTQSIEESVRHSDIVYNLTGRQYPTKNFTYADVHVDGAERIADAVAKYDVDRFIHVSSYNARRDSPSEYFATKAWGEEIVRKIYPETTIVRPAPMFGFEDNLLHKLASNANLFTANHMQERFWPVHAIDVGTALERMLHDDSTVGQTFELYGPKNYSTAEIAELVDREIIKRRRHINVPKALLKPMAHYLNKFLWWHTMSADEVEREFMDQEIDSTAKTFKDLGIEEPADLADLTFHYLQGYRSASYYDLPPATEREQREEKKYLHVLDDQ from the exons ATGCAGAAGACCCGGGCCATCAATTCTGCCTTGGGCTCCCGGGCCTTTACCCCAGTCCCGCGAGTGCACGTTCAGTTCCAACGCCGCACTCTCCAGGATGTCGCCATCTCCCGCACCGGAAAGCCCCTTCTGAAGGTCCAGGGTGGCCG GTCGTCTCTCGGAG GTCACACCGCGACGGTCTTTGGTGCCACTGGATTTCTTGGTCGCTATATTGTCAACAAGCTCG CTACCCAGGGATGCACCGTGGTCGTCCCCTATCGGGAAGAGATGGCGAAGCGCCACCTGAAGGTGACGGGTGATCTTGGCCGGGTTGTTTTCATT GAATACGACCTGCGCAACACCCAGTCCATCGAGGAGAGCGTCCGTCACTCCGATATCGTCTACAATCTGACCGGCCGCCAATACCCTACGAAGAACTTCACCTACGCAGACGTGCACGTTGACGGTGCCGAACGCATCGCCGATGCTGTGGCCAAGTACGATGTTGACCGATTCATCCATGTTTCTTCCTACAATGCCCGCCGGGACTCGCCCTCCGAGTATTTTGCTACCAAG GCGTGGGGAGAGGAAATCGTTCGCAAAATCTACCCCGAGACGACCATTGTGCGCCCGGCCCCGATGTTCGGGTTCGAAGACAACCTCCTCCACAAGCTGGCTAGCAATGCCAACCTGTTCACGGCCAACCACATGCAAGAGCGTTTCTGGCCTGTCCAC GCGATCGATGTCGGCACCGCGCTGGAGCGCATGCTGCACGACGACTCGACCGTCGGCCAAACGTTCGAGCTGTATGGCCCGAAGAACTACTCGACCGCGgagatcgccgagctggtcgaccGCGAAATCATCAAGCGGCGCCGCCACATCAACGTGCCCAAGGCACTCCTCAAGCCCATGGCCCACTACCTGAACAAGTTTCTCTGGTGGCACACCATGTCGGCCGATGAGGTGGAGCGCGAGTTCATGGATCAGGAGATCGACTCCACGGCCAAGACCTTCAAGGATCTGGGCATTGAGGAGCCTGCCGACCTGGCCGACTTGACCTTCCACTACTTG CAAGGATACCGCAGTGCCTCGTACTACGATCTGCCTCCGGCCACGGAGCGCGAGcagcgcgaggagaagaagtacCTGCATGTGCTGGACGACCAGTAG
- a CDS encoding uncharacterized protein (ID:PFLUO_008699-T1.cds;~source:funannotate) — MRHILSRAAFAAAFLLASLATALPHGDDEAMNMDMDMEMSMASTAPMATATAAKTHSDAAMSYFAYSKHSGTIIAHIALMVLGWCLVLPAAVMLSIARSRLALLSQFLFLVFNALGLLLGLIYNGQTPDLYENNAHHKIGWIATWVVSVQAILGLIFAYAGRGESHADTYERATFLPVATDEMAQHDHMLPHRAFHDYRWSRDSGQGTESNSSIHSPGSPSCESPAEYDGFEKPEDDLPAKPAVPRRWFQSTVVDRFLSKRVPGLVSSRVLRSFNLLYNIIDRIILPFGFVAIATGAVTYGGIMRDRQIFNGLAHFIKGGIFFWYGILTLGRFVGSWADLGWAWNKKPPAAIVGSWKSKIPSGEFTESFVIWLYGASNVFLEHLSRWGEPWSATDLEHVSISVMFFGGGLCGMLFESKRIREWLNSTLLRSPVHGSRDEAWQAPKSQGVPLNPMPALVILLLGMMMGSHHQDSMTSTMVHKQWGNMLVGFALARGMTYLLLFLKPPSSYLPARPPTEIVAAFCLISGGLIFMLSTRNVIEAMEFYQVDAMFTFTVGMGFTAFVMALEVLAIALKAWAIKREQPNLSYRFP, encoded by the exons ATGCGGCACATATTGTCTCGCGCTGCCTTCGCAGCGGCCTTCCTGCTCGCGTCGCTCGCGACTGCGTTGCCGCACGGCGATGACGAAGCGATGAAtatggacatggacatggaaATGAGTATGGCCAGCACGGCGCCCATGGCGACCGCCACTGCCGCCAAGACGCACAGCGACGCCGCGATGAGCTACTTCGCGTACAGCAAGCACTCTGGCACCATCATAGCGCACATCGCGCTCATGGTCCTGGGCTGGTGTTTGGTTCTTCCTGCTG CTGTCATGTTGAGCATTGCGCGATCGCGTCTTGCGCTTCTTTCGCAGTTCCTGTTCTTGGTGTTCAATGCCCTCGGACTGTTGCTGGGTCTTATATACAACGGCCAGACCCCAGATCTGTACGAGAACAACGCCCACCACAAGATTGGCTGGATTGCAACATGGGTGGTTAGCGTGCAGGCCATCCTGGGCCTGATCTTCGCGTACGCCGGCCGAGGCGAGTCGCACGCTGACACGTATGAACGAGCCACCTTCCTTCCTGTGGCCACCGACGAGATGGCCCAGCACGACCACATGTTACCCCATCGCGCTTTTCACGACTACCGGTGGTCTCGCGACAGCGGCCAGGGCACCGAGAGTAACTCTTCCATTCACAGCCCTGGCTCTCCGTCCTGCGAGTCGCCTGCTGAATACGACGGTTTCGAAAAGCCCGAAGACGACCTGCCAGCTAAACCCGCCGTTCCGCGCCGCTGGTTCCAAAGCACGGTTGTGGATCGGTTTCTGTCGAAGCGCGTGCCGGGCTTGGTGTCGAGTCGTGTGCTGCGCAGCTTCAACCTGTTGTATAACATCATTGATCGCATCATCCTGCCTTTTGGTTTCGTCGCCATTGCGACTGGCGCTGTAACCTACGGCGGTATCATGCGAGACCGCCAGATCTTCAACGGATTGGCGCACTTCATCAAGGGTGGCATTTTCTTCTGGTACGGCATCCTGACGCTCGGACGCTTTGTAGGTTCCTGGGCCGATCTTGGTTGGGCTTGGAACAAGAAGCCCCCGGCTGCCATTGTCGGATCGTGGAAGTCCAAGATTCCATCGGGAGAATTCACCGAGTCCTTTGTCATTTGGCTGTATGGAGCTTCGAACGTCTTCCTCGAGCACCTATCCCGCTGGGGCGAGCCCTGGTCTGCCACAGACCTCGAGCATGTCTCAATCTCAGTGATGTTCTTCGGTGGTGGCCTG TGTGGCATGCTCTTCGAATCCAAGCGGATCCGTGAATGGCTCAACAGTACCCTCCTCCGGTCGCCCGTGCACGGAAGCCGAGACGAGGCCTGGCAAGCTCCCAAGTCGCAGGGGGTCCCGCTGAACCCGATGCCCGCCCTGGtcatcctgctgctggggatgatgatgggatcGCACCACCAGGACAGCATGACCTCGACCATGGTGCACAAGCAATGGGGCAACATGTTGGTTGGCTTTGCTCTGGCCCGGGGCATGACTTatctgctgctgttcctcaaGCCGCCCAGCTCATACCTGCCTGCGCGTCCGCCCACTGAGATCGTGGCTGCATTCTGCCTGATTTCTGGTGGTCTTATCTTCATGCTGAGT ACCCGCAACGTAATCGAGGCAATGGAGTTCTACCAGGTGGACGCGATGTTCACCTTCACGGTGGGCATGGGATTCACCGCCTTCGTCATGGCCCTGGAAGTGTTGGCGATTGCCCTCAAGGCCTGGGCGATCAAGCGCGAGCAGCCCAATCTGAGCTATCGCTTTCCCtga
- a CDS encoding uncharacterized protein (ID:PFLUO_008700-T1.cds;~source:funannotate), with protein MASLDSVQLLSEPEFGCEHLASTMGKEQTAGQFRRDFTKVNELLAPLSKTETISVQATGLRTVSSLKPKYHCLACSEVCLNTERKAHTKKTGHAFYMETRSRHVFCESCADFVYDFGLERLRGPSGKFKPEHKSSWAEDQADELYVRNNATKNPCRSRGARGVWNMGQTCYQAVVLQALLHDPVLSAYFLSNGHDIHTCQIEFCMACATTHVFTEFNSGENTDAVSAATLLYHGWQVSREMAGYSQQDAHEYFQFLVNGLHSCTPGHSDDYGVKCDCFFHKIFYGELRSSVMCHKCGQTTHTYDPMADLSLDVKLQTKRRSLSRTPSSTSSTTPTLTSCLESFTAVEDLNADAAYHCEKCGNTPQRASKRLQVHKLPIILCMQLKRYEHISNSANSEKMECHIDFPVSLNMYPYTVKDKERVDTSRYIYDLSTVVVHQGTMDSGHYYAYTRLPGDRWVLMDDNKVSVASVSDVLRQDAYLLFYSIRSVA; from the exons ATGGCGAGCCTCGATTCCGTTCAGCTTCTGTCCGAACCCGAGTTCGGCTGTG AACATCTTGCCTCCACCATGGGCAAAGAGCAAACTGCGGGCCAGTTCAGGCGCGACTTCACCAAGGTGAATGAGCTGCTGGCACCGCTCTCCAAAACCGAGACCATCTCTGTTCAAGCCACTGGGTTGCGGACTGTGTCGTCGCTGAAACCCAAGTACCACTGTCTGGCTTGTTCGGAAGTTTGCTTGAACACTGAGCGAAAAGCACacacgaagaagacgggGCATGCATTCT ATATGGAGACTCGGAGTCGTCATGTATTTTGTGAATCGTGTGCGGACTTTGTCTACGACTTCGGCTTAGAGAGACTCCGCGGGCCGAGTGGCAAGTTCAAGCCAGAGC ACAAATCATCCTGGGCGGAGGATCAAGCCGACGAGCTCTATGTCAGGAACAATGCTACCAAGAACCCATGCCGCTCGCGCGGCGCTCGTGGTGTTTGGAATATGGGCCAGACCTGCTACCAGGCTGTTGTCCTGCAGGCACTCCTTCACGACCCCGTCCTCAGCGCCTATTTCCTCTCAAACGGTCACGATATCCACACCTGCCAGATTGAGTTCTGTATGGCCTGTGCCACCACCCACGTCTTTACCGAGTTCAACAGCGGCGAGAACACCGACGCAGTGTCGGCCGCAACCCTTCTCTACCACGGCTGGCAAGTAAGCCGGGAAATGGCCGGATACAGCCAGCAGGACGCGCACGAGTACTTCCAATTTCTTGTCAACGGACTCCACTCCTGCACCCCCGGCCACTCGGACGACTACGGCGTCAAATGCGACTGCTTCTTCCACAAGATCTTCTACGGCGAGCTGCGCAGCAGCGTCATGTGCCACAAGTGCGGCCAGACGACGCATACCTACGACCCGATGGCAGACCTGAGTCTCGACGTGAAGCTGCAGACCAAACGCCGCAGCCTCAGCCGCACCCCTTCCTCCACGTCgtccaccacgcccaccctAACGAGCTGCCTGGAAAGTTTCACAGCAGTGGAAGACCTCAACGCCGACGCAGCGTACCACTGCGAGAAATGCGGCAATACGCCGCAGCGCGCGTCAAAACGCCTACAGGTCCACAAGCTGCCCATCATCCTGTGCATGCAGCTGAAGCGCTACGAGCACAtctccaactcggccaaCTCTGAGAAGATGGAGTGCCACATTGACTTCCCCGTCTCGCTCAACATGTACCCCTACACTGTCAAGGATAAGGAGCGCGTCGATACCTCCAGGTATATCTATGACTTGTCCACTGTCGTCGTGCACCAGGGTACCATGGACTCCGGCCACTACTACGCGTACACACGCCTGCCGGGTGATCGGTGGGTGCTCATGGATGACAATAAGGTGTCTGTGGCTAGCGTTTCGGATGTGCTGCGCCAGGATGCCTATTTGTTGTTCTATAGTATCCGCTCTGTCGCTTAG
- a CDS encoding uncharacterized protein (ID:PFLUO_008703-T1.cds;~source:funannotate) — protein sequence MSSAACIFCKIIKGDIPSLKLFESDKVFAFLDIQPLSRGHALVIPKFHGAKLTDIPDEDLVEILPVAKKIAQATGAVDFNILQNNGRIAHQVVDHVHFHMIPKPNEKEGMTIGWPNQEGDMDKLKALHEEIKAKM from the exons ATGTCATCCGCCGCCTGCATCTTCTGCAAGATCATCAAGG GAGATATCCCCTCGCTCAAGCTCTTCGAGAGCGACAAGGTCTTTgccttcctcgacatccagCCACTGAGCCGTGGCCATGCG CTCGTCATCCCCAAGTTCCATGGCGCAAAGTTGACCGATATTCCCGACGAGGACCTGGTGGAGATTCTG CCCGTCGCCAAGAAAATCGCCCAAGCAACCGGCGCTGTGGACTTCAATATCCTACAGAACAACGGCCGCATTGCACACCAGGTGGTTGACCATGTTCATTTCCATATG ATCCCCAAGCCgaacgagaaggagggtATGACTATCGGGTGGCCGAACCAGGAGGGCGACATGGATAAGTTGAAGGCGTTGcacgaggagatcaaggcgaAGATGTGA